The proteins below come from a single Mya arenaria isolate MELC-2E11 chromosome 6, ASM2691426v1 genomic window:
- the LOC128239273 gene encoding uncharacterized protein LOC128239273 isoform X3: MSRTATQSQFTVNVTMQTALRKKPNTLSQFLEDIEWADNALPGKLNFESKPDIKLSESDSAMKTSEVPPASSILAQNMIDIKLPESDSAMETSEVPPASSVLAQNMNIKLPESDSAMETSDVPPASSILAQNMTDIMLPDKDSAMKTSDVPPASAYPIPLQGSSEADDNIDVGHILSSDVEQLSSCEQDLLHHLETFREQFPFVDSPAVSESEDESEIEINIGKFLQSESEDSESDPECESDPAEEITSKGGRFKENEIIRDIEYPNIFMRKHLKRAHSSSGQAYKKKHDRVYDNFHYCFFCKKMNGHIPVHMKTHRNIKEVADELRKEKPDFTRLRKMGDDLHNREVVESKEGELVVSRRSSKDLLDVSKYGPCINCFEWVQLSGLKKHYKKCVKGKTNGLGKKDLVLKAQILAGHIKGNLSKMMKEEVFRIMKTDDVTKTAQSDMLILLLGESWLRRSFDNVEKRKYYTSGRMRLCARLLNALNADEQNESPSCSRTKTMWDFLVPSYFDNFVRASLSVSMPNMDDLDDLKAPSNAIKLKYDIRRLVNAKYACLLKGNDTDIADLKSCKRFLTLMEIEWAERVTKIARTVLQARQLTEKKDIPAPGDVEMLTKHLASELQTTEMNTANFHRLVQLCQTRLLLFNKRRSGELEVLDLQSFVTRSSNLSDLDASIAEDLTAVEKHLLDSQGLMMIRGKRGKPVPVIIPKDADKPLAFIANLEARLAAGVQSSNKYLFANKAHQYVRAYDSLKSVCEELALKAPSRITSVSMRKYMATLTQLMGLDKYQLDWVCKHLGHTKSVHKTAYQQMSGMVERVYISKLLLIQDLNLTRKFQGQNLEEIDVADLLTEHQGWTPNMSNTAAEATELPTEYNSGSDIEVWEKEESSGEDSDAVCQPKRKKAAQSTRQKWSEKEVEELKKFFKTYLDVGITPRQDAIKKALEKSKKENGALWRRKSHLIIKKISNMNKNKRK; encoded by the exons ATGTCGAGGACAGCGACACAGTCACAGTTTACTGTAAATGTGACAATGCAAA ctGCATTGAGGAAAAAACCCAATACTTTGAGTCAATTCCTTGAGGATATTGAGTGGGCAGACA atgcattaccaggAAAACTCAATTTTGAATCAAAAC CAGACATAAAGCTGTCAGAGAGTGACAGtgccatgaaaaccagtgaGGTTCCCCCAGCCAGCTCAATTTTGGCCCAAAACATGA tagACATAAAGCTGCCAGAGAGTGACAGtgccatggaaaccagtgaggTTCCCCCAGCCAGCTCAGTTTTGGCCCAAAACATGA ACATAAAGCTGCCAGAGAGTGACAGtgccatggaaaccagtgatgtTCCTCCAGCCAGCTCAATTTTGGCCCAAAACATGA CAGACATAATGCTGCCAGATAAAGACAGtgccatgaaaaccagtgatgttCCTCCAGCCAGCGCATATCCCATCCCTTTGCAAGGATCATCGGAGGCTGATGACAACATTGATGTTGGACATATTCTATCTTCAGATGTAGAGCAGCTCTCCTCATGTGAGCAAGATTTGCTTCATCACCTGGAGACATTTAGGGAACAATTTCCATTCGTTGACTCGCCTGCAGTTTCTGAGAGTGAGGATGAAAGTGAAATTGAGATAAACATAGGCAAGTTTCTTCAATCTGAATCGGAAGATAGTGAATCAGATCCCGAATGTGAATCTGATCCTGCTGAAGAAATCACATCAAAGGGAGGAAGGTTTAAAGAGAATGAAATAATCCGAGATATTGAGTATCCGAATATTTTCATGAGAAAACATCTGAAACGAGCTCATTCCTCAAGTGGTCAAGCATATAAGAAGAAACATGACAGAGTCTATGATAACTTTCATTACTGTTTCTTCTGTAAGAAAATGAATGGACACATTCCTGTTCACATGAAAACTCATAGAAACATCAAAGAGGTTGCCGATGAATTAAGAAAAGAAAAGCCAGATTTCACTCGATTAAGAAAAATGGGTGATGACCTACACAATCGAGAAGTCGTCGAAAGCAAAGAAGGAGAGCTTGTAGTATCGAGGAGATCGAGTAAGGATCTGCTCGATGTAAGCAAGTATGGACCATGTATAAACTGTTTTGAATGGGTGCAGTTGTCAGGTttgaaaaaacattataaaaagtgTGTCAAAGGGAAAACAAATGGACTAGGGAAGAAAGATCTTGTGTTGAAAGCTCAAATTTTAGCTGGTCACATTAAAGGAAACCTATCTAAAATGATGAAAGAGGAAGTATTCCGCATAATGAAAACTGACGATGTGACCAAAACTGCCCAGTCTGATATGTTGATTCTATTGCTGGGAGAGAGTTGGCTTCGGAGGAGCTTTGACAATGTTGAAAAGCGTAAATATTATACAAGTGGACGTATGAGGCTCTGTGCCAGACTGCTTAATGCCCTAAACGCAGATGAGCAAAATGAATCTCCATCTTGTAGTAGGACAAAGACAATGTGGGATTTTTTAGTCCcatcatattttgataactttgTAAGGGCATCACTGTCAGTAAGCATGCCTAACATGGATGATCTTGATGATCTGAAGGCCCCATCCAATGCAATAAAGCTGAAGTATGATATCAGGAGACTAGTAAATGCAAAGTATGCTTGTCTTCTGAAAGGAAATGACACTGATATCGCTGATCTGAAAAGCTGCAAAAGGTTCCTAACCTTGATGGAAATAGAATGGGCTGAACGTGTAACCAAGATTGCAAGAACTGTACTGCAAGCAAGGCAATTGACAGAGAAGAAAGATATCCCAGCTCCTGGTGATGTTGAGATGTTGACTAAACATCTTGCCTCAGAACTCCAGACAACAGAAATGAATACTGCAAACTTCCACAGGCTGGTACAACTGTGCCAAACTCGGCTTCTGCTGTTTAACAAGCGGCGTTCTGGAGAACTAGAAGTCTTGGA CCTCCAAAGTTTTGTGACCAGAAGCAGCAATCTAAGTGATTTGGATGCATCCATCGCTGAAGACTTGACAGCAGTTGAAAAGCATCTTCTTGATAGTCAAGGTCTGATGATGATTAGAGGAAAG CGTGGTAAGCCAGTCCCAGTGATTATTCCAAAGGATGCAGACAAACCTCTGGCCTTCATTGCTAATTTAGAAGCTAGATTGGCTGCAGGGGTGCAGAGCAGCAACAAGTACCTGTTTGCTAATAAAG CACATCAGTATGTACGAGCATACGACAGTCTGAAAAGTGTGTGTGAAGAACTTGCATTGAAGGCTCCAAGCAGAATAACAAGTGTGTCAATGAGGAAGTATATGGCAACTCTTACACAG CTCATGGGTCTAGACAAGTACCAACTGGACTGGGTCTGCAAGCATTTGGGACACACCAAATCTGTTCACAAAACAGCTTATCAGCAAATGTCAGGAATGGTAGAAAGGGTCTACATATCAAAATTGCTGTTAATTCAAGATCTGAATTTAACCAGAAAGTTCCAAGGCCAAAACTTAGAAGAAATTGATGTAGCTG ATCTACTGACTGAACATCAGGGATGGACCCCCAACATGTCCAATACTGCTGCAGAAGCAACAGAACTGCCGACTGAGTACAACAGCGGCAGTGATATTGAAGTTTG GGAGAAGGAAGAATCATCTGGAGAAGACAGTGATGCTGTATGTCAACCTAAGAGAAAAAAGGCTGCACAGAGTACAAGACAGAAATGGAGTGAAAAGGAAGTTGAAGAACTCAAGAAGTTCTTTAAAACTTATTTGGATGTAGGAATTACCCCTAGACAGGATGCCATTAAAAAGGCTCTGGAAAAAAGTAAAAAGGAAAATGGAGCTCTTTGGAGGAGAAAAAGCCATTTGATTATCAAAAAGATCAGCaacatgaacaaaaacaaacgaAAGTGA
- the LOC128239273 gene encoding uncharacterized protein LOC128239273 isoform X1 — protein MSRTATQSQFTVNVTMQTALRKKPNTLSQFLEDIEWADNALPGKLNFESKPDIKLSESDSAMKTSEVPPASSILAQNMIDIKLPESDSAMETSEVPPASSVLAQNMTDIKLPESDSAMETSDVPPASSILAQNMTDIMLPDKDSAMKTSDVPPASAYPIPLQGSSEADDNIDVGHILSSDVEQLSSCEQDLLHHLETFREQFPFVDSPAVSESEDESEIEINIGKFLQSESEDSESDPECESDPAEEITSKGGRFKENEIIRDIEYPNIFMRKHLKRAHSSSGQAYKKKHDRVYDNFHYCFFCKKMNGHIPVHMKTHRNIKEVADELRKEKPDFTRLRKMGDDLHNREVVESKEGELVVSRRSSKDLLDVSKYGPCINCFEWVQLSGLKKHYKKCVKGKTNGLGKKDLVLKAQILAGHIKGNLSKMMKEEVFRIMKTDDVTKTAQSDMLILLLGESWLRRSFDNVEKRKYYTSGRMRLCARLLNALNADEQNESPSCSRTKTMWDFLVPSYFDNFVRASLSVSMPNMDDLDDLKAPSNAIKLKYDIRRLVNAKYACLLKGNDTDIADLKSCKRFLTLMEIEWAERVTKIARTVLQARQLTEKKDIPAPGDVEMLTKHLASELQTTEMNTANFHRLVQLCQTRLLLFNKRRSGELEVLDLQSFVTRSSNLSDLDASIAEDLTAVEKHLLDSQGLMMIRGKRGKPVPVIIPKDADKPLAFIANLEARLAAGVQSSNKYLFANKAHQYVRAYDSLKSVCEELALKAPSRITSVSMRKYMATLTQLMGLDKYQLDWVCKHLGHTKSVHKTAYQQMSGMVERVYISKLLLIQDLNLTRKFQGQNLEEIDVADLLTEHQGWTPNMSNTAAEATELPTEYNSGSDIEVWEKEESSGEDSDAVCQPKRKKAAQSTRQKWSEKEVEELKKFFKTYLDVGITPRQDAIKKALEKSKKENGALWRRKSHLIIKKISNMNKNKRK, from the exons ATGTCGAGGACAGCGACACAGTCACAGTTTACTGTAAATGTGACAATGCAAA ctGCATTGAGGAAAAAACCCAATACTTTGAGTCAATTCCTTGAGGATATTGAGTGGGCAGACA atgcattaccaggAAAACTCAATTTTGAATCAAAAC CAGACATAAAGCTGTCAGAGAGTGACAGtgccatgaaaaccagtgaGGTTCCCCCAGCCAGCTCAATTTTGGCCCAAAACATGA tagACATAAAGCTGCCAGAGAGTGACAGtgccatggaaaccagtgaggTTCCCCCAGCCAGCTCAGTTTTGGCCCAAAACATGA caGACATAAAGCTGCCAGAGAGTGACAGtgccatggaaaccagtgatgtTCCTCCAGCCAGCTCAATTTTGGCCCAAAACATGA CAGACATAATGCTGCCAGATAAAGACAGtgccatgaaaaccagtgatgttCCTCCAGCCAGCGCATATCCCATCCCTTTGCAAGGATCATCGGAGGCTGATGACAACATTGATGTTGGACATATTCTATCTTCAGATGTAGAGCAGCTCTCCTCATGTGAGCAAGATTTGCTTCATCACCTGGAGACATTTAGGGAACAATTTCCATTCGTTGACTCGCCTGCAGTTTCTGAGAGTGAGGATGAAAGTGAAATTGAGATAAACATAGGCAAGTTTCTTCAATCTGAATCGGAAGATAGTGAATCAGATCCCGAATGTGAATCTGATCCTGCTGAAGAAATCACATCAAAGGGAGGAAGGTTTAAAGAGAATGAAATAATCCGAGATATTGAGTATCCGAATATTTTCATGAGAAAACATCTGAAACGAGCTCATTCCTCAAGTGGTCAAGCATATAAGAAGAAACATGACAGAGTCTATGATAACTTTCATTACTGTTTCTTCTGTAAGAAAATGAATGGACACATTCCTGTTCACATGAAAACTCATAGAAACATCAAAGAGGTTGCCGATGAATTAAGAAAAGAAAAGCCAGATTTCACTCGATTAAGAAAAATGGGTGATGACCTACACAATCGAGAAGTCGTCGAAAGCAAAGAAGGAGAGCTTGTAGTATCGAGGAGATCGAGTAAGGATCTGCTCGATGTAAGCAAGTATGGACCATGTATAAACTGTTTTGAATGGGTGCAGTTGTCAGGTttgaaaaaacattataaaaagtgTGTCAAAGGGAAAACAAATGGACTAGGGAAGAAAGATCTTGTGTTGAAAGCTCAAATTTTAGCTGGTCACATTAAAGGAAACCTATCTAAAATGATGAAAGAGGAAGTATTCCGCATAATGAAAACTGACGATGTGACCAAAACTGCCCAGTCTGATATGTTGATTCTATTGCTGGGAGAGAGTTGGCTTCGGAGGAGCTTTGACAATGTTGAAAAGCGTAAATATTATACAAGTGGACGTATGAGGCTCTGTGCCAGACTGCTTAATGCCCTAAACGCAGATGAGCAAAATGAATCTCCATCTTGTAGTAGGACAAAGACAATGTGGGATTTTTTAGTCCcatcatattttgataactttgTAAGGGCATCACTGTCAGTAAGCATGCCTAACATGGATGATCTTGATGATCTGAAGGCCCCATCCAATGCAATAAAGCTGAAGTATGATATCAGGAGACTAGTAAATGCAAAGTATGCTTGTCTTCTGAAAGGAAATGACACTGATATCGCTGATCTGAAAAGCTGCAAAAGGTTCCTAACCTTGATGGAAATAGAATGGGCTGAACGTGTAACCAAGATTGCAAGAACTGTACTGCAAGCAAGGCAATTGACAGAGAAGAAAGATATCCCAGCTCCTGGTGATGTTGAGATGTTGACTAAACATCTTGCCTCAGAACTCCAGACAACAGAAATGAATACTGCAAACTTCCACAGGCTGGTACAACTGTGCCAAACTCGGCTTCTGCTGTTTAACAAGCGGCGTTCTGGAGAACTAGAAGTCTTGGA CCTCCAAAGTTTTGTGACCAGAAGCAGCAATCTAAGTGATTTGGATGCATCCATCGCTGAAGACTTGACAGCAGTTGAAAAGCATCTTCTTGATAGTCAAGGTCTGATGATGATTAGAGGAAAG CGTGGTAAGCCAGTCCCAGTGATTATTCCAAAGGATGCAGACAAACCTCTGGCCTTCATTGCTAATTTAGAAGCTAGATTGGCTGCAGGGGTGCAGAGCAGCAACAAGTACCTGTTTGCTAATAAAG CACATCAGTATGTACGAGCATACGACAGTCTGAAAAGTGTGTGTGAAGAACTTGCATTGAAGGCTCCAAGCAGAATAACAAGTGTGTCAATGAGGAAGTATATGGCAACTCTTACACAG CTCATGGGTCTAGACAAGTACCAACTGGACTGGGTCTGCAAGCATTTGGGACACACCAAATCTGTTCACAAAACAGCTTATCAGCAAATGTCAGGAATGGTAGAAAGGGTCTACATATCAAAATTGCTGTTAATTCAAGATCTGAATTTAACCAGAAAGTTCCAAGGCCAAAACTTAGAAGAAATTGATGTAGCTG ATCTACTGACTGAACATCAGGGATGGACCCCCAACATGTCCAATACTGCTGCAGAAGCAACAGAACTGCCGACTGAGTACAACAGCGGCAGTGATATTGAAGTTTG GGAGAAGGAAGAATCATCTGGAGAAGACAGTGATGCTGTATGTCAACCTAAGAGAAAAAAGGCTGCACAGAGTACAAGACAGAAATGGAGTGAAAAGGAAGTTGAAGAACTCAAGAAGTTCTTTAAAACTTATTTGGATGTAGGAATTACCCCTAGACAGGATGCCATTAAAAAGGCTCTGGAAAAAAGTAAAAAGGAAAATGGAGCTCTTTGGAGGAGAAAAAGCCATTTGATTATCAAAAAGATCAGCaacatgaacaaaaacaaacgaAAGTGA
- the LOC128239273 gene encoding uncharacterized protein LOC128239273 isoform X4, with protein MSRTATQSQFTVNVTMQTALRKKPNTLSQFLEDIEWADNALPGKLNFESKPDIKLSESDSAMKTSEVPPASSILAQNMIDIKLPESDSAMETSEVPPASSVLAQNMTDIKLPESDSAMETSDVPPASSILAQNMNIMLPDKDSAMKTSDVPPASAYPIPLQGSSEADDNIDVGHILSSDVEQLSSCEQDLLHHLETFREQFPFVDSPAVSESEDESEIEINIGKFLQSESEDSESDPECESDPAEEITSKGGRFKENEIIRDIEYPNIFMRKHLKRAHSSSGQAYKKKHDRVYDNFHYCFFCKKMNGHIPVHMKTHRNIKEVADELRKEKPDFTRLRKMGDDLHNREVVESKEGELVVSRRSSKDLLDVSKYGPCINCFEWVQLSGLKKHYKKCVKGKTNGLGKKDLVLKAQILAGHIKGNLSKMMKEEVFRIMKTDDVTKTAQSDMLILLLGESWLRRSFDNVEKRKYYTSGRMRLCARLLNALNADEQNESPSCSRTKTMWDFLVPSYFDNFVRASLSVSMPNMDDLDDLKAPSNAIKLKYDIRRLVNAKYACLLKGNDTDIADLKSCKRFLTLMEIEWAERVTKIARTVLQARQLTEKKDIPAPGDVEMLTKHLASELQTTEMNTANFHRLVQLCQTRLLLFNKRRSGELEVLDLQSFVTRSSNLSDLDASIAEDLTAVEKHLLDSQGLMMIRGKRGKPVPVIIPKDADKPLAFIANLEARLAAGVQSSNKYLFANKAHQYVRAYDSLKSVCEELALKAPSRITSVSMRKYMATLTQLMGLDKYQLDWVCKHLGHTKSVHKTAYQQMSGMVERVYISKLLLIQDLNLTRKFQGQNLEEIDVADLLTEHQGWTPNMSNTAAEATELPTEYNSGSDIEVWEKEESSGEDSDAVCQPKRKKAAQSTRQKWSEKEVEELKKFFKTYLDVGITPRQDAIKKALEKSKKENGALWRRKSHLIIKKISNMNKNKRK; from the exons ATGTCGAGGACAGCGACACAGTCACAGTTTACTGTAAATGTGACAATGCAAA ctGCATTGAGGAAAAAACCCAATACTTTGAGTCAATTCCTTGAGGATATTGAGTGGGCAGACA atgcattaccaggAAAACTCAATTTTGAATCAAAAC CAGACATAAAGCTGTCAGAGAGTGACAGtgccatgaaaaccagtgaGGTTCCCCCAGCCAGCTCAATTTTGGCCCAAAACATGA tagACATAAAGCTGCCAGAGAGTGACAGtgccatggaaaccagtgaggTTCCCCCAGCCAGCTCAGTTTTGGCCCAAAACATGA caGACATAAAGCTGCCAGAGAGTGACAGtgccatggaaaccagtgatgtTCCTCCAGCCAGCTCAATTTTGGCCCAAAACATGA ACATAATGCTGCCAGATAAAGACAGtgccatgaaaaccagtgatgttCCTCCAGCCAGCGCATATCCCATCCCTTTGCAAGGATCATCGGAGGCTGATGACAACATTGATGTTGGACATATTCTATCTTCAGATGTAGAGCAGCTCTCCTCATGTGAGCAAGATTTGCTTCATCACCTGGAGACATTTAGGGAACAATTTCCATTCGTTGACTCGCCTGCAGTTTCTGAGAGTGAGGATGAAAGTGAAATTGAGATAAACATAGGCAAGTTTCTTCAATCTGAATCGGAAGATAGTGAATCAGATCCCGAATGTGAATCTGATCCTGCTGAAGAAATCACATCAAAGGGAGGAAGGTTTAAAGAGAATGAAATAATCCGAGATATTGAGTATCCGAATATTTTCATGAGAAAACATCTGAAACGAGCTCATTCCTCAAGTGGTCAAGCATATAAGAAGAAACATGACAGAGTCTATGATAACTTTCATTACTGTTTCTTCTGTAAGAAAATGAATGGACACATTCCTGTTCACATGAAAACTCATAGAAACATCAAAGAGGTTGCCGATGAATTAAGAAAAGAAAAGCCAGATTTCACTCGATTAAGAAAAATGGGTGATGACCTACACAATCGAGAAGTCGTCGAAAGCAAAGAAGGAGAGCTTGTAGTATCGAGGAGATCGAGTAAGGATCTGCTCGATGTAAGCAAGTATGGACCATGTATAAACTGTTTTGAATGGGTGCAGTTGTCAGGTttgaaaaaacattataaaaagtgTGTCAAAGGGAAAACAAATGGACTAGGGAAGAAAGATCTTGTGTTGAAAGCTCAAATTTTAGCTGGTCACATTAAAGGAAACCTATCTAAAATGATGAAAGAGGAAGTATTCCGCATAATGAAAACTGACGATGTGACCAAAACTGCCCAGTCTGATATGTTGATTCTATTGCTGGGAGAGAGTTGGCTTCGGAGGAGCTTTGACAATGTTGAAAAGCGTAAATATTATACAAGTGGACGTATGAGGCTCTGTGCCAGACTGCTTAATGCCCTAAACGCAGATGAGCAAAATGAATCTCCATCTTGTAGTAGGACAAAGACAATGTGGGATTTTTTAGTCCcatcatattttgataactttgTAAGGGCATCACTGTCAGTAAGCATGCCTAACATGGATGATCTTGATGATCTGAAGGCCCCATCCAATGCAATAAAGCTGAAGTATGATATCAGGAGACTAGTAAATGCAAAGTATGCTTGTCTTCTGAAAGGAAATGACACTGATATCGCTGATCTGAAAAGCTGCAAAAGGTTCCTAACCTTGATGGAAATAGAATGGGCTGAACGTGTAACCAAGATTGCAAGAACTGTACTGCAAGCAAGGCAATTGACAGAGAAGAAAGATATCCCAGCTCCTGGTGATGTTGAGATGTTGACTAAACATCTTGCCTCAGAACTCCAGACAACAGAAATGAATACTGCAAACTTCCACAGGCTGGTACAACTGTGCCAAACTCGGCTTCTGCTGTTTAACAAGCGGCGTTCTGGAGAACTAGAAGTCTTGGA CCTCCAAAGTTTTGTGACCAGAAGCAGCAATCTAAGTGATTTGGATGCATCCATCGCTGAAGACTTGACAGCAGTTGAAAAGCATCTTCTTGATAGTCAAGGTCTGATGATGATTAGAGGAAAG CGTGGTAAGCCAGTCCCAGTGATTATTCCAAAGGATGCAGACAAACCTCTGGCCTTCATTGCTAATTTAGAAGCTAGATTGGCTGCAGGGGTGCAGAGCAGCAACAAGTACCTGTTTGCTAATAAAG CACATCAGTATGTACGAGCATACGACAGTCTGAAAAGTGTGTGTGAAGAACTTGCATTGAAGGCTCCAAGCAGAATAACAAGTGTGTCAATGAGGAAGTATATGGCAACTCTTACACAG CTCATGGGTCTAGACAAGTACCAACTGGACTGGGTCTGCAAGCATTTGGGACACACCAAATCTGTTCACAAAACAGCTTATCAGCAAATGTCAGGAATGGTAGAAAGGGTCTACATATCAAAATTGCTGTTAATTCAAGATCTGAATTTAACCAGAAAGTTCCAAGGCCAAAACTTAGAAGAAATTGATGTAGCTG ATCTACTGACTGAACATCAGGGATGGACCCCCAACATGTCCAATACTGCTGCAGAAGCAACAGAACTGCCGACTGAGTACAACAGCGGCAGTGATATTGAAGTTTG GGAGAAGGAAGAATCATCTGGAGAAGACAGTGATGCTGTATGTCAACCTAAGAGAAAAAAGGCTGCACAGAGTACAAGACAGAAATGGAGTGAAAAGGAAGTTGAAGAACTCAAGAAGTTCTTTAAAACTTATTTGGATGTAGGAATTACCCCTAGACAGGATGCCATTAAAAAGGCTCTGGAAAAAAGTAAAAAGGAAAATGGAGCTCTTTGGAGGAGAAAAAGCCATTTGATTATCAAAAAGATCAGCaacatgaacaaaaacaaacgaAAGTGA